The Chrysemys picta bellii isolate R12L10 chromosome 3, ASM1138683v2, whole genome shotgun sequence DNA window ACCTATTCTGACTGTCTACATACTGGAAGGTTTGCTGTCTGAGTTAGTGTGGTTGATTTTTATGATTTTATATTTGAGACCACCTCTGAGTCTTGTGCtgatggttattgctttttcacTGCTTGGCAGTAATTTCAAATAATAAAACTGATATGTATAACATGCAATTTTATCTTTCTTGCCCTGTGGTTCCTTATGCATTTGTTTTTGGGATATTTCAccacaaatcttttttttttttttcaaattagttGCTTTTTGAGACCAAGTGAATTGACTGTCCACTTTTAAATTTCCAGGcgtacttttaaaaatgttttttttaatgtcctaGTTTTACCCAATTCTTCCTTCAAACTGAGAATTTAGAAAAATACGAAAAATATTCAGTGTAAATTGTGAAAGATCAAGCTAGGTAGAGCCTTAGGCTGCAATTCTTACTCTGtagcagagatgggcaaactacagtgtcctgcctggcccttgagctcccggcctgggaggctagcccccgtctcctcccctgctgtccttcctcccccgcagcctcagttcGCCATGCCGCCAGCACTGTGGGCGGCGGGGctgagctcctgccaggcagaACTGCTGCAAGAGCTgctggcctgacccagtgctctagACTTCGTGGCGgccatggctggctccagccaggcagcgcagctgccagtcctggtgctctgagcagcgtGGTAAGGGAGCGGGTGGTCCCAGGGAGTGGTCAGAGGACAGGGAACGGGGCAGTTGGATAGACGTGGAAGTCCCGGGAGGCCTGTtggggtcggggtgggggtgtggatagcagtaagggcagtcaggggacagggagcaggggggtttggatgggttgggggttctgaggggggcattcagggggcgggaagtgggagggggcgggggccaggctctttggggaggcacagccttccctacccagccctccatacagtttcggaaccctgatgtggccctcaggccaaaagtttgcccaccccttctTTATAGAATTTCACCTACAAAAGCTGCAAACTTGGAAATTTTAGGATAAATGCCTTGTATTGTAAGCTTTGCTGTCCTTTAGTCAGTTCTACTGAATAACAGTTTAAGAAAGAACCAAGGAGTTCGTAGAATTTTGGCTTTAGTTAAATTATAACAAAAAACCTTAATATGATTCTTCTATCTGTTTACAAATAGGTTATCAGAATTTCCCAGTCATCGAAATAACTACGCTAGAACGTATCTTTCAGGATCAACTAATACAAGGTGCTCCGagataaataaaacaaaagatcCTAAATTCAGAGCTTCTTCTTTAGTAGACAATACAAAGACAGATcatagactgaaaactgactgttcCAAAGATGTACATCACAGTTATTCATCTCATAATATGGAGGATGGAAAATCACACTCAGAAAGAAGAAACTCTCCATATTTACTCAGATATCCTCCTGAAGAGCTTTGTAATGACAGTTCTCGTACCTGTTTCCAAAACTTTGACCACTACTCCAATAAGGGTAACAGGAGGGAAAGAGAAATGAAAAATGGTGAGCAGTATAGCAAGGCTAATGACAACAGGTACAAAAGAGATACATACCAGAGCACTGGTAACAGTACAGATAGTGAACAGGGAATCACAGACTCTCATCAAAACTTGCAAATATATTCAGAAAAATCTGGTAAAAGTGAGCTGCAGCAAGAAAGTAAGAGCAAAAAGCTGAAAGGTAGCCCACCTGTGGAAAATAGAACTGATAGGTGCGTTTCTACCTGGGAGAAACAAACAACCATTAAGGAGAGATCACAAACAGTTGAATCTCAAGGTGATGAAAAGGGTGAAAGGTCACAAAACATAAACAAACAGGACCTTGAAACACTTGATAAAGATGAGAAGAattttgcacagaaaaacaaATCAACTGGAAAGCAACAAGAACAACCAAGAAGGTCTGGCCGAGTGAATAGTCCACATTCAAAGAACGAAACTGCAAAGAGCCCACACAAATCACATAAGTGCCTCGTGGAAGACTGTAGAAGAGGAACAGATGGAGACTGCAAGAAGGATAGGGGAGCAAGTGATCATAGTTCCCGAGAGGCAAGATCTTCACCTTCTACTTCCAGCAACAGAGAGCACAAACATACACGCTCCAAGGAAAATAGCAGCAGATATGAATGGGAAACTACATATTCAAAATCAGAGAGACACAGAactgaagaaaaaaggaaaagagataAAGAAAACCAGGAAGAAAGTAGGCATCCTAGAAATGAAAGAAAAGTAACAAAAGAAATTACACACCAGACTGCAAAAGAATCCAAGAAGGTTACAGATGCTACAAAAAATGAGAGAAACAAATCGTCTAAACCAGAAGAAACACCCAGAGTAGCAGATGGTTTAAAAGAGCACAAAGCTAAAAAAGCTAAAGAAGataaaaatggaacaaaaaagGAAGATCTAAAACTAAGCTTTATGGAAAAGCTAAATTTAACTCTTTCTCCTGCTAAAACACAGCCTCTCTGTCAAAATAATGGAATTAAAACAGATTCCAAAAAAGCCAGTAGTGAAGATAGTACTGAGACCCCAGGGCATACAGAAATGTTAACACCTGCCCAACCTATTAGTATTGCTTCAATAGAGCAAACCAAGGTTCCAGTTCAAACAAACTTGGAACCAAAGACACCTGTTTCTGAGATCAAAAcgaaaactgaaaatgaagcttTGACAGAAACTCTAGACCTAGTGCAGCCTGAAGCTTTGGCAGAAACAGTGGATGCACTGCAACCTGAACTGACTAATGATAACACTGTGTCCTTTCCTGAGGCTGGAATAGAGATGGAAGAGGCAGACAAAACATGCACAGCTCCTGAGCTAGAAAGCCCTATGAATCATGATGAAGCTCGGAACATTGATTATGATGACTTGGAGACCATCAGTTCTGATGATTTTGAGTCCCATAGTGTCGCAGATGATATTAGACAAACGAAGTCAGACTCATTAATGCAAGTGGTAGATACCAATGATGGTGTGTCTGGAGAAAATTTTGAGTATCCCGCCAAGGAAAACAGTGCTTTGAAAACTATACCTTACAAGGAGGGCGTGACTACATCCGAGCCAACTGACGGGTATATACCAGCGGATGGGGGCGTACCCGTAGTTGATCAAAACACTTGTAATTTGGAGCAAAACTTGCCAGAACCAGAAATCAATGTAGTAACATCTTCTCATAGTGATAAACTAGATCCTAGAACTAAAGCAAGAGAAACTAACCCAGTTCCTGCTGACGATGACAATTCAATATTAAGCATTGATCTCAATCACTTGAGGTACATTCCAAAGGTTATCAGCCCACTGAATAGTCCAATGCGACCACTGGCTAAAGCACTCAGGATGGAGAGCCCTTGCAAAGGACTTGTGAAGAGTTATAACAAAggtattaatttatattttatcctagttttgtttttgattttagaTATCTATCCAAAATATGCATTAGTGGGAAGTAAAAATGATTGTCTCTTTGAGATTTTTAAACCCAGAGAATGCAATTTTGCTTTGTCTATGCCATTACTCTTTCATATTCCCCTTTGTATGTACATTTTAtaatgggaggggcgggggtgtctGTGATTGCCTGATTGCAGTGGGCAATTGGACTTCAGTGTTTGTGATTCACACACATTACATTGGAGTGAAGGAATTTGTATTAACCTCATGCAAAATAAACACACGCAACATTGCCATTTTAAAAACTTAGTCATTCAAAAGATGGACAGACCAATTAAGGTATCTCATGTAAGTATCTGTTACCTTAGAGTTTATACATTCAATTAGGGTTGATTCATGAAAATTCATTTTATACAGTCCATTGACAACTATAACTTTTTGATCCACAATGAATGCATAAAATCTTCCAACATATACAGTAATAATTGTATTTGTTGGCATCTATATATCTGTTTTTTCAAAAGGATTTAAACCCTACCTTAAATGGAAAAAATGATAGTAACCCAAACTATTGAGTCATTACTGACACCtccataatattttgcacttctgtGGCAAAGGATCTCACTGCTCTACAAACATTAGTGAATTAAGCTGTCCAACATCCAAGTAGAGGAGAAAGTAGAAGTAGCTAGGTCTGATTGAAAGTTTTCCATCAACATTGATTTTTAACAGAAGACTggggttttgtttaaatgaatTGCTTTGCaaaaagtgtttggttttctgtggaaaatttagatttttgttGAAATACACAATGCtcacaaaccaaaatatttaagaaaaaactGTGATTTttgaaatgctgctgcagtgtctcatgggagttgcaGTTCTGGTGCCGCACGCTCCCATTCTCTTTTATGAGCTAGGATCTGCAGCTGGACTTTATCTCCTGTGAGACACCTTGTCTTctctccaagaaaggagactgaTGCATTATGAGAGATGTCCTACCAGAAAGATCAGCCTGTAGAGAGGAATGGGAGCACAAAGCACCACAGTGGCATTTCAGAATTGcatttcagctgaaaaccaaaacattaaaattcttgcctaaaatttaaaaatttccattgggggtgggggaacatgCACACACTTTCTGATCGCCTCTAATGATATCTCTAGTTACAGATGGTAGACTGGGATCAAAGGGAgcaaatttttaaaggtactgAGGGGTCTAAAGAGGCAGATCAatgcctagatgcttttgaaaaccccactagatGTCGATctcatctttaggtgcctaaataacttttaaaaattggcaccaAATGACTTACCTGTGGGAAAGATGGGAATTGGAGCTGGATCTCCCAACTTCCAGAGGTGTGTGTTAGCCACTAGACTATTCTTCCCCTCAGTTAAATGAATTTGAATGTCTAAATATGTTTTATAAATATGAGATAGTCAGGATGAAAGTAGCAGAAAATTTCATACACAAATAATCATTAGAGTGTATTCATTGAGGAGAAATGGGAGAGGGTGAAGagtttttaaatcctttttcaAAGACTTTACTACACTTCTTTATAATCATTACTTTCTGCAAAACTCAGTTTACTTAGTCCTCTGGAACTCTGCCTATTACACTTGACCAGCGACTCTTACGCCTTTTCATCTGAACAGCCATTCATAAATTTGCATACGTGATATTTAACATAACAGCAAATATAGCTGATACTAGTTATAAGAAAATAGAAATAGGGGACCTGAGGAGATTAGACCCCAAGTAGATAAATGCCAAACGAAGGACTATCATTTTAAAGTGCatccctagattttttttttttaaatgcttctgGTCTAGGACTTGAGCTGCCATattccaaagtgtgtgtgtgtatattagtaCCTTTatagctctgtgtaaacttgtctttttcaccaacagaagttggtccaataaaagttgtTACAGTACCTTACCAACCATGTTTCTCTAATATCACGGGACCAACACGTCAATAGCAACACTGCACATATCTCAAAGTAGTAATTTTTATCTTTAAGTTAGACAAAtacgggggtgggcaaactttttttggcctgagggccacattgggctTCTGAAACTGTTTGGAGGGCCAGgtaaggaaggctgtgcctccccaaacagcctggcccctgcctcctatccgccccctcccacttcctgccccgtGACTGCCcacctcagaatccctgacccatccaacgttcccccccctgctccttgtcccgaccgccccctcccagaacccctctccccaactgccccccccaggatcccaccccctatccaaacccctcctgctccctgtcccgcccctatccacacccccgccccctgacaggcccccccagggactcccacacctatccaatcCGCCCACCCCCTTATCATGCCGCTCAGaacaccaggactggcagctgcgCCGCCAAaccggagccagccacaccgccACACAGTCTAGAGCACCGGGGCAGGCCAGCGGCTCTTGCAGCCGCGCTGCCCGGTAGGAGCTCGCAGCCCGCCCAGAGCCCtgggcctgctagtgaaagcagggggctggactcaatgacctttcaaggtcccttccagttctatgagatgggggaggggggacagcaggggaggggccgggggctagcctctcaggccaggagctcaagggccgggcaggatggtcccgcgggccggatgtggcctgcgggccgtagtttgcccacgtctgctcTAATAGTAGTAGCCATTACATCTGTTTTTGATAGGCAAGAAGTTAGTGTCTCCCTTAGTCCTGAAATTCAGTACTCCTCTCTATTATAAATCCTGCTTAGTTCTCCCAGGATACACTTTATGCATATGCTTTATTTTGACACCTTTTACTTTTTGCTTTAGTTTATTAAAAGTTTGGTTAGGTGGAAAGTTCAGGAGAGTTATTGCATAAAGAAAGCTGAAGAATATTGTTTAATAACAAAAGTTGCAAAACTTGTAGAAGGTAATTAAATGTTATGTAACAGTTAGATATCTTTGTCTCCATTCCTTTCCAAAAATCATTAATGGAATAACAGTTTTACTGCTCTGGAAGCGATATAAAATGAATGTCTAAGAACACTGGCTTCAAACAGAAGAAGGTTTGTTTGGGGAAAGTAATTATTTTGAATTCATATTTTCTCTTGTTTTTGACACTAAGTGTTGTGAGATGTCCGTGACAAAAGAATATCTAATACCtatgtaattaaaaatataaaaatttattaaatatgggtgaccaacaaacaaacccaaacagcTAAAAATCTTAATCAAATAGTATTTACCACTTAATTACGTATATGTagatattttctttttataatcGGGAGCCAAAATCTGTCTCTTGTAGCTTGATATTGTACTAAGCCTAACcagatgacttttttttaaaaaactcccaatggattgtttttaaaataaggtaTTAAAAATTGAAAGATCAAACAATTGGTACACTTGATTGtgaggagagaaaaaaagcaatttttgagttaggagtatttaaaaaaaaaaaaaaaaatcctgacctTTCCCCTTGTCTCCCACATTTCTGTAATTCAAACAGCTAAACTAAATACTTGTTTATCAAAAATTAATAGGAGGAAGAATCTCTTCTGCTGTAGAGTTTGGTTTAACCTCTGGAGTAATCTTTATCTTAAAGTTATCAGCAACTGAAATGAACTTATTGGGTCTGTAGTGCCTAGTGTGATGGGGTCCAATCGTTACttagtagattcatagattttaaggacagaagggactatTACATCCCTTTTGGTAACCCTGATGCAGAGAAATGAATGCCAAAGTAAATGGATTTATGCTACATATTTTGACCTTTTTATGAAACCAGTAAAAGAAAATCAGAATTCATGTGTAAATCTTGTTACGCTTCGTGGTTTCATAGTTGGATTCTAAGGACACAATCTTGCACAATATTAGCATAACAAGTAACTTACTGGCATAAAGAGTAAAATAGTGAAAATTTtcaagcattttatttttcttcaaaatattcAGTGCAGACAATAATATTTTCACCAAACAAAACTTGCATAATCCATACTGGTTTTTAATCTTAAAGACCTGAAAaaatcccactgacatcaatgggagcagaatgagGTACTTATTTTTTATCTGTAATCTGCTTTCTCAATGTTGTTCATATCTACCAGAGTTTAAGATCAAATATACTGAGTAGAAGCTGACAATTCTAAACAGTTAAGCACCCAGTTCTAATAAAAGGTAAACCACTGAGTCGTCTGGATTTTTCCTAAAATGTTTGCTCTGTGTGGAATTGTTTGTTTATGGATGGTTAACAAACTATTCTCTTTATAGATTTAACTCCTGAAAGCACAGTTGCCTGTCCCTCCAAGACTCTGTCAAATGAAGTAAATAAAGAAAATCAAAAGCCAGTTTGCTCACCTGACAAACACTTAGAGATGGAGTCCCAGCTGAGCATATCCTCGGATGAATTAGAAGAAGGAGAAATTGTAAGTGATGATGAAAAATCCAAATCAGAAAGAAACTCTGAGAATAGTAAAATATCAAGGGGAAGAGCTTCTCCTGAAACACACAATTTGAGCAGCAGTCCACATAACCAAATGAATAAAACTGCATCTTGCAATGAAGATAGTGGAAAATTAGTTTACAAAAAAGGAAATGCAAACAAAAGTAGAGAAAAACATAAAAGTGGAGCTACCAGATCgtcaaaggaaagaaagaaaaataaaactgtgAGCATTGCTTGCCTTGAAAAAATAGTTCAAATTATTCTTGAACCTTCTACAGTACAAGAAATTATGCAGATGTTAAAAGCTATACGAAAACAGATAAGGAAAAATTATATGAAGTTCAAGATGCATTTCCCAGTTCAGCATTTTCACAGAATTATAGAATCAGCTATTTTGAATTTTACATCATTGATAAAGTACCTCAACTTTTCCAAGATGTCTAGATTAGGTGAGACTTTAAAATTGACACTCTGTGAAACTATAGAGTCTAAACTTAGGCATGTTAAAAAGAATGCAACAGTGGAACAGCTTTTTGAACAACAGCTGTCAGATATGAAAAAACAGTTGTGGAAATTTGTGGATGAACGGCTTGATTACttatttgaaaaaataaagagaattCTAGTAAAACTCTGTGATTTAGTAAGCATCGGAAATGAGAGTGATGAAGGAAAGCTTGAAATCAGAactacacaaaaacaaaaatgcacaACAGGTCATAAAAATGATGTACAGAAATCCAGGAAAAAGTCCCTAAAAGTAAAATCTCAAAAGTCTGAAGAATATGTTCTTCCTAAACCAGTGGTAAGTTATCAACCATTTAACAAGTGTCACCatgacaaaaataaaacagatgcACCAAAAAATGTGATTACAAAATGTCTAAATTCCATTGATAATACAAGGAACTCCCAAACCCAAGTGCTGCCCTCTAAGGAAAATAATTTGCAAGGCACCCTAACTCCACTGAAAAGTGCAAGATATGAAAAGGAAGGCTTTCACATGGTCAGAGATGCTCACAAGTCTGATTTTAATTATGAACTTCTTACAGAACAGCAAACTTCTAGTCTTACATTTAATCTAGTGAGTGATGCACAAATGGGTGAAATATtcaaaagtttgttacaaggctCTGATCTCTTAGAAAAAAGCATCAGCAGCATTGATACAGATCAGTGGGAGTTCAGGACACCAGAAAAACAAGTCCTGGAAAGTCAGAAATGCAGAAATAATCCTGCTTCTGTTATAGAAGAGGCAGTTCCAATAGAGGCCTGTGTGAAATCTAGAACAGTAGAGGGTATTAATTGGCCTGCAGTTTCACCTGAAAGAGCCTCATCTTTATCATCTAGACTTCAGATGCCAGTTGATCCAGATGTTCTGGATGAAAGCTGTATGTTTGAAGTTCCCCCAAGTGCAGTTTCCAGCAAAGATGATGAATGCAGTTTACAAAGGAATAAGTCATTTGTTTCCTCTATACTCCTTGAAGATCTAGCAGTTTCTTTAACTATTCCATCACCTTTGAAATCGGACGCTCATCTTAGCTTTCTGAAACCTGAAAACACATCCGGTTCAACTCCTGAGGGAGTTCTTAGTGCACATTACAGTGAAGATGCTCTTCTTGAAGAAGAGGATGCTACCGAACAAGACATTCATTTGGCTTTAGAATCTGATAACTCAAGTAGTAGATCAAGTTGTTCTTCATGGACAAGTCGGCCTATTGTTCCTGGTTTCCCTTGTGACCCCAGCCTACCAATGCAAGCAGTAATAATGGAGAAATCCAATGATCATTTCATTGTTAAGATAAGACGTGCAGTGCCATCAACATCGCCAACCCTTGATCAGACTACCCTGACAGAGGAATCACTGGTATCCTTAaccaagaaagaaaaggaagaaaatgtatctgccaaaataaaaaaagataatcAGGATACCACAGGCACAACTGTGGAAGAAAAAGATTCTAAGAGCGATATGAATGTTATTGATTCCACTGATGAGCTATGTAATGTCAGTTCTAGACAAGAacaagctcataatttgcctgaGCCCCTTAAGGAGCCACATAGTGCCACTGGACAAGATGAAGCTCCTAACTTGTATAAGCCCTTTTCAGAAACATCAAACAAAAATAGCCATGGTAGTGAAAACACAAGTGAAGACTTTAAGCTGTCTCAGATGCATGAATTGAAAGTGCCTGAAAACAAGAGAGAAATATGTAACACTTCAGTAGAAAGTCCTGTTAAAGCTGAAGTTGCTTTTCCTTCTGAATGCAGTGTTGATGCATATATAGATTTGACAGAAGATATTGCCAATGAAAGTGAAGTAGATTTATGTAATCTTGCAGTGGAATCGACTTTAAAAGTTACAGAACAGGAAATTCATATAGGAAACTTAGATAAAGGTGATACAAAGGAAGAACCATTAGAGTGCAGTGTTAATGCATATATCGATTTAACAGAAGAGCTTTCCAGTGAGATTAAAACAGATGAGGGCAACTCTAAAACAAAATCCACTTTAAATGTTGATTTGGGATGCCAGACAAGTCTTGATAAAACtagcaaaaagagaaaaaaggagtCTGTAACAGACCATTCCAagtcaaaaaaaacaaaaagggaaactgAATCATCTAGTGAAAGAAATGATAAAAGTAGTAAGAAGTCTGAGGAGAAAGGTTTAGCTCCCAAAAGATCTTCCAGTAAGAGGACTGAATTGCCTGAGAATAAAGATCCTTCAACTTCCTCCACGTCGCCACGTAGTCTATATGCCAAAAACATCATTAAAAAGAAAGGAGAAGTAGTTGTTTCTTGGACAAGGTAAGAGTATTGACAGTATACTCTCTTGGTGGAGGATGGGGTCTGGGGACATGTTTGAAGTATGGGGATGAAAATTAGTTTAATTGGTGACTGAAGTTCCATATTTCTACAGAATAAACAGTAATGGCCACAGCAATGCAAGCCTCCCCCTGTGCTGCTATAAGTTGAGCCTTCCTCAGCCTTGTTCAGAAAGGACCTCCTAGTTTGTGAGAGTGATCTAGTCTCCATAGCCATTTACTTCTTGATCTCTCTTCTGAGGGTGCCAGTTAATGGCGCTAGTGGTTGTGTGGgttatcttttttgttttttaaaccatattGACATCTGTTCACTGGAAATGGGTCTGAGACACTAACTCATTTCACAATCCACTGAATGGCTATTGGAAGATGGTGTTTTTTCAGTCACTTTATGTGGGTTGGAATCAGAAAGGTGTCCTAACGGAAAAGTATTCCATATCTCATAATTTCTGATTTATCTAGCCTCCCAgcagtgatttttgttttgttttgtttggaattacagatgaaattcagtgttgagcaaatgaaattcagtgttgattaaTGTAAAGTAAGGCATATTAGAaaccataatcccaactatatacaaaacgatggggtctaaattagctgttacctctcaagaaagagatcttggagccattatggatagttctctaaaaacatcctatcaatgtgtagcagcagtcataaaagctaacaatgttaagaaccattaggaaagggaagaTAATGCCTCTATTTAAATTCATGATATgcacacaccttgaatattgcgtgcagtCCTGGTCACcccttctcaaaaaagatatagtagaAATGAAAAAGGTACAGTGAAGTGCAACAGAAATGGTtaagggtgtggaacagcttccatatgaggagagattgaaaacacCAGGATTGTTCATCTTGGAAAGAAGACAACGATATGATGGTCtattaaaatcatgaatggtgtggagaaagtgaataaggaattgTTTGTTattcctcctcataacacaagaacacaaggggtcagccaatgaaattaataggcagcaagtttaaaacaaacagaaggaaatactacttcatacaacacacacaatctatggaactcgttgccaggggatattgttaAGGCCAAAAGTACCAAAAGTATAACTCGGTTCAAAGTagaattagatatgttcatggaggaaaggtccatcgatggctattaaccaggatggtcagggatgcagcccagTTTTCTGAGTGTCCctgaacctctgactgccagatgctggggctGGACAGCAGGAGATGGCTCACTTGATAATtgttctgttctgtttgttccc harbors:
- the CASP8AP2 gene encoding CASP8-associated protein 2, producing MATDDDGLTLCDIPCDASSFRDDDESSVDIYDGLDSTSVVSDNPAQNSTPTRNCLNLFDEILIEEGTAKEATYNDLKEEYGKCQQQIKELMKKFKEVQAQNSILQNENQALKKNISALIKTARVEINRKDEEISNLHQRLSEFPSHRNNYARTYLSGSTNTRCSEINKTKDPKFRASSLVDNTKTDHRLKTDCSKDVHHSYSSHNMEDGKSHSERRNSPYLLRYPPEELCNDSSRTCFQNFDHYSNKGNRREREMKNGEQYSKANDNRYKRDTYQSTGNSTDSEQGITDSHQNLQIYSEKSGKSELQQESKSKKLKGSPPVENRTDRCVSTWEKQTTIKERSQTVESQGDEKGERSQNINKQDLETLDKDEKNFAQKNKSTGKQQEQPRRSGRVNSPHSKNETAKSPHKSHKCLVEDCRRGTDGDCKKDRGASDHSSREARSSPSTSSNREHKHTRSKENSSRYEWETTYSKSERHRTEEKRKRDKENQEESRHPRNERKVTKEITHQTAKESKKVTDATKNERNKSSKPEETPRVADGLKEHKAKKAKEDKNGTKKEDLKLSFMEKLNLTLSPAKTQPLCQNNGIKTDSKKASSEDSTETPGHTEMLTPAQPISIASIEQTKVPVQTNLEPKTPVSEIKTKTENEALTETLDLVQPEALAETVDALQPELTNDNTVSFPEAGIEMEEADKTCTAPELESPMNHDEARNIDYDDLETISSDDFESHSVADDIRQTKSDSLMQVVDTNDGVSGENFEYPAKENSALKTIPYKEGVTTSEPTDGYIPADGGVPVVDQNTCNLEQNLPEPEINVVTSSHSDKLDPRTKARETNPVPADDDNSILSIDLNHLRYIPKVISPLNSPMRPLAKALRMESPCKGLVKSYNKDLTPESTVACPSKTLSNEVNKENQKPVCSPDKHLEMESQLSISSDELEEGEIVSDDEKSKSERNSENSKISRGRASPETHNLSSSPHNQMNKTASCNEDSGKLVYKKGNANKSREKHKSGATRSSKERKKNKTVSIACLEKIVQIILEPSTVQEIMQMLKAIRKQIRKNYMKFKMHFPVQHFHRIIESAILNFTSLIKYLNFSKMSRLGETLKLTLCETIESKLRHVKKNATVEQLFEQQLSDMKKQLWKFVDERLDYLFEKIKRILVKLCDLVSIGNESDEGKLEIRTTQKQKCTTGHKNDVQKSRKKSLKVKSQKSEEYVLPKPVVSYQPFNKCHHDKNKTDAPKNVITKCLNSIDNTRNSQTQVLPSKENNLQGTLTPLKSARYEKEGFHMVRDAHKSDFNYELLTEQQTSSLTFNLVSDAQMGEIFKSLLQGSDLLEKSISSIDTDQWEFRTPEKQVLESQKCRNNPASVIEEAVPIEACVKSRTVEGINWPAVSPERASSLSSRLQMPVDPDVLDESCMFEVPPSAVSSKDDECSLQRNKSFVSSILLEDLAVSLTIPSPLKSDAHLSFLKPENTSGSTPEGVLSAHYSEDALLEEEDATEQDIHLALESDNSSSRSSCSSWTSRPIVPGFPCDPSLPMQAVIMEKSNDHFIVKIRRAVPSTSPTLDQTTLTEESLVSLTKKEKEENVSAKIKKDNQDTTGTTVEEKDSKSDMNVIDSTDELCNVSSRQEQAHNLPEPLKEPHSATGQDEAPNLYKPFSETSNKNSHGSENTSEDFKLSQMHELKVPENKREICNTSVESPVKAEVAFPSECSVDAYIDLTEDIANESEVDLCNLAVESTLKVTEQEIHIGNLDKGDTKEEPLECSVNAYIDLTEELSSEIKTDEGNSKTKSTLNVDLGCQTSLDKTSKKRKKESVTDHSKSKKTKRETESSSERNDKSSKKSEEKGLAPKRSSSKRTELPENKDPSTSSTSPRSLYAKNIIKKKGEVVVSWTRNDDREILLECQKNGPSGKTFISIAARLNKSPNQVSERFKQLMKLFKKSKCK